A genomic window from Sulfurospirillum multivorans DSM 12446 includes:
- a CDS encoding 2-isopropylmalate synthase translates to MNNPKIIIFDTTLRDGEQSPGASMNTEEKIQIALQLQKLGVDVIEAGFAAASPGDFDAIARISEAVTKSRICSLARALDRDIKAAGEAVAKAKMNRIHTFIATSSIHMEYKLKMTPEQVIKKAVEAVQYARTFCDDVEFSCEDAGRSDVSFMKEVLDAVINAGATTLNIPDTVGYRLPTEMGAIIKSLSEFVGNRAIISVHNHNDLGLAVANSLACIENGARQVECTINGLGERAGNAALEEIVMALRTRKDHFSGYETNINIKEIYPTSKLVSSITGIEPQPNKAIVGKNAFSHESGIHQDGVLKHTQTYEIMSAKDIGLDKNSIVLGKHSGRHAFKDKLSTLGYELKDEEINEAFDRFKILADQKKEIFDDDLRALVAEEITKIPQVFDLVRLQLSDCAPGGVPSAAVTILHDGKEITDAAIGNGTMDAIFKVIDRVCGVSGELKDYKVDAVSQGKDAMARVLVKVVFDESKPAIMGHGLSVDTMLATAKAYIGALNSYISMRDNLRTLKMGNEEGI, encoded by the coding sequence ATGAATAACCCTAAAATTATCATTTTTGATACGACTTTACGTGATGGTGAGCAGAGCCCTGGGGCTTCTATGAATACCGAAGAGAAGATTCAAATTGCGTTGCAACTCCAAAAATTGGGTGTTGATGTCATCGAAGCAGGGTTTGCTGCGGCGAGTCCTGGTGATTTTGATGCAATTGCGCGCATTAGTGAGGCGGTAACCAAGAGTCGTATCTGTTCGCTTGCGCGCGCACTGGATCGTGACATCAAAGCAGCGGGTGAGGCGGTAGCAAAGGCTAAGATGAATCGGATTCACACGTTTATTGCGACCAGTTCGATTCATATGGAATATAAACTCAAAATGACACCCGAGCAAGTGATCAAAAAAGCGGTGGAAGCGGTTCAGTATGCTAGAACATTTTGTGATGATGTCGAGTTTAGCTGTGAAGATGCAGGACGAAGCGATGTAAGCTTCATGAAAGAGGTGTTAGATGCGGTCATTAATGCGGGTGCGACAACGTTGAACATTCCCGATACCGTAGGATACCGTTTGCCCACAGAGATGGGCGCTATCATCAAATCGTTGAGCGAGTTTGTAGGAAATCGTGCGATCATCTCTGTACACAATCATAACGACTTAGGGCTTGCTGTGGCAAACTCTTTGGCGTGTATTGAAAATGGTGCACGTCAAGTGGAGTGTACGATCAACGGCTTGGGTGAGCGCGCTGGAAATGCGGCGTTAGAAGAGATCGTGATGGCGCTTCGTACGCGTAAAGATCATTTTAGTGGTTATGAGACGAACATCAACATTAAAGAGATTTACCCCACCAGTAAATTGGTCTCTTCCATTACGGGTATTGAGCCTCAGCCTAACAAAGCGATTGTCGGTAAAAATGCCTTTTCGCATGAGAGCGGCATTCATCAAGATGGCGTGTTGAAACATACTCAAACGTATGAGATTATGAGTGCAAAAGATATTGGATTGGATAAAAACTCGATCGTTCTTGGTAAACATTCAGGTCGACATGCGTTTAAAGATAAACTGAGCACGCTTGGATATGAGTTGAAAGATGAAGAGATCAATGAGGCGTTTGATCGTTTTAAAATTTTGGCCGATCAGAAAAAAGAGATTTTTGATGATGATTTGCGTGCCCTTGTGGCGGAGGAGATCACGAAAATTCCTCAGGTCTTTGACTTGGTACGTTTACAACTCTCTGATTGTGCACCTGGAGGCGTTCCGAGTGCGGCTGTGACTATTTTGCATGATGGCAAAGAGATCACCGATGCGGCGATTGGCAATGGCACGATGGACGCGATTTTTAAAGTGATTGATCGTGTGTGTGGGGTCAGTGGTGAGCTTAAAGATTATAAAGTGGACGCTGTTTCGCAAGGCAAAGATGCGATGGCAAGAGTGCTTGTAAAAGTGGTTTTTGATGAGAGCAAACCTGCAATTATGGGGCATGGTTTAAGTGTCGATACGATGCTAGCAACCGCTAAAGCGTACATTGGCGCACTCAACAGTTACATCTCGATGCGAGATAACTTACGAACCCTTAAAATGGGCAATGAAGAGGGCATTTAG